The DNA window AACTGTTTGCAGAGACAGAACCGCGGTACGAAGAATGGTCGTTACGGTTGTTGGATGAGCTGATCCCCTTCCTAGAGAATAAGCACAGGAGGATTTTTATCAGGCTGATGAGTGAGCTGCCACAGCTCTCGGAGAAGCACATAGAGCGCATAAAACCGATTCTCTTGGACCCTGGTAGGAGCGCTCTCGGGCTACAAACGTTAAAGTTCTTGATCATGTTCAGGAACCCAGTCAAGACCATGATCAAGGACCTGTTGAACCAAGTGATGGAGGAGGACGCGACGCTCAAGGAACAGTGCCGCGCATTACTCGAAAAGTACTACAAGTAGACTCTTTGGAATTATTGTGCACTACATGCACTTGTCCAGACATATCTTAATAGTATATAATACTAAACCGATTAATACGAGAGTGAGAGGGTTGATGTTGCCCTGTTCCATCAATTGCCCCGAATGCTCGTCCGCAGGTACTGCGCATCGCTTGACCACAGGGTCACTTGCGCTGCGGAACTGCGTCTCGCCTTCTCCTGACTCTGGTCTCCAAGAACCAGAGTCAGACTGCTGCTATCGCAAAATCGATCGCTATAAAACAGCGATGCACCGACGGTTGCGATAACGAGTCACTCTCCAAGGGAGCAGAATGATCACCAGATATCGGTAGAGTGACCTTGCAAGATGCTAAGCACAGGTAGAGTACTTCTTCGCCAATCGGCGACGATCCCACGGCTGTTCCTAAGGGCACAGTCGACGAACAGCTTGAACAAGTTGGAATTGCCCTTCAAATACAGCAACAGCGGTCCCTCACAGGTGAAGTACACGAAGGACCACGAGTGGGTGTCCTTGCATGAGGACGGTACCGCGTTTTTGGGGATCACCAAGTACGCCGCGGACGCTTTGGGAGACGCGACATACGTGGAATTGCCCGAAACAGGCCGGGAAGTCGAGGTTGAGGAATCTGTGGGGTCTGTTGAGTCTGTGAAATCGGCCTCTGAGGTGTACATGCCGTTGGCCGGCACTGTGAAGGAGGTGAACACCGCCTTGGAGGAGTCCCCGCAACTGATCAACGAGGACCCACTCGGGAAGGGCTGGATGGTTCAGTTTGAGTACGAGCTCGAGAAGAGCAAAGCGGCCATCGATGGATTGTACACTTTGGAACAGTACGAGAAGTTCCTAAAGGAGTAAGAGAGGAGGGAGTGCACGTGTGCGTGAGTGTACGTGTCAAACCCAACAGGTGGTATATGATTTGTATATAAGTGCGTCAAACAGGGCGAGTCGTATGTAAGGTGTAAGCGTACcgaaattcaaaacaaaatggCTTACGTGGCCCGTTCTGCCTCTTCTGGCGTCTTGGTCACCATCTGTATGGCGTGAATCTTGTACTTGTCCATCTCGTCTTTGATCTCGCGGAGGATAAACCTGTGTCTTTGCAACGTCTTCATACCGGAGAATCGCTGTGCAGTGACCTCCACGCGGATGTGCGACTCGTTACTGTCCCGCGCATCCAGGTTCCCACCGTGACCGGCGTGCTTGAAGGAATCGTTGTATAATTGCAGATGCGTCGCGTCTGGGATACTCTGCTGCAGACGGGCCCTGATAGCTGTGAACGCAGGACCCTCCACGCTTTGATTCAGGGGGCGTTGTAACATGGCACGTCTCCACATATAAGGTGGCTTGGTATTGTGGGGGGGTGGAGCTACGTAGTGGCTCCTCTGAATGAGCTATCTTACTTAGTGTCTTAGCCGTGTAATAACAGCCtaaatttcttttgttaAAGTGTGGGAACTTGAAGGATGCAGAGCATTGGATTGTGTAATGGTAGGTAGAAGAAGTCTGTCCTGTCTCTACTTTGTAATGAAGTAGCCGAAGGGGGGAGGGGGTTGTGACAGAATAAGATACGGCTCATGGTTTTGTgaaatacagtactgtgaaaTGTTATAAGTCCGATATGTGAGGGGAGCCCTCGAAAAATACAAATGGCCCGTTATCTCGAACATTTACAAACtgcaaggtatctgcaccgacatcttttAAGCCCGTACTTGATTTTTGGACGGCAACAACGAGGAACTAATACTACTTAGACTACGAAGAACAGTTGACATAATATTTATAACTCCAAATACGGCGTGAATAATCATACCAAACTGTCCTTACACGTCTTATTCAATCCCAGTCTTCTCTGGTCCTAACAGCGTAGTGTCAAACGTAGTTTAGCAACATAAGTTAGTGTTTGCTTCTAGACTGTGACATAAAACTGAGTTTACATTTTGTGACGCCAAATATTCTTTCCCTTTATGGTGTTTTAGCACCAAACAATAAATACAAAAGGTCTCGAAGAGTGGGACGCAAGCACAATCAACTATACAAAGTGCAACCGTCAACTCACCTGAACCCGTGGTCCCTGCCGCACCCTGTACCACGCCAAAACACGGCCAGCTGCCCACCAAACACGGCCCCATGCTGCGGTGCACCGGTGCAAAACAGCGAAAGTTACCCGTCTTTGCCTCTTTTCTACAAgactctttggaaaagttttctgttcttAAAAGAGAGCGTCTTCCCACAGTTGCTTGCGATGCCCCAGAGACGGGGGTGAAGGCGCACGCAAGGGACCCCGCGCACACATGTCACAGCGTATAGAGAACGATTCGTCTCCGCCTCCGAGCGACGAGGAGCAACTGGATGCCACGGTCGAGACACAGCAGGTCGACCACGTGGAGGAGACCCCCGTGGAAGCGGCCCCTGTCGAGGAACCAGCTACTGAAGAGACTGTAGAGGAGAATATCGAAGAGCCGGTCGAAGCAGCCGCTGATGCTGATGAAAACGCGGACGAGTCCAGCGAGTTTGACGACCTGTACGAGGATGAAACtaaagaggagaagaagaacgatgATGTGGCTGAAGAGGCTGGCTCGGATGGGGACGAGCAGTCTGGTGCTAATGAACAGGATGTACATTTGGAAAGTTCAGGTTCTGACGCCTCTGGCTCAGAACAGGAGTCcgaagacgaggagaaagaacaagaaaacaaagacgaagaatcggcagaggaggaggaggagtcTGACGACCAAGAATCCGAAGAGGACATAGACACCGCCAATATCGACTTTAACCTATTGCAGAAACAGATGAAATACATCCTGGATAGCGACATGCTCAATAATGAAGAGTTTAAAAACCTGCCCAAGGAGGATAGACTTACTGCGATCATGAATTTCATCAACTCAAACCCAGACACAACCATGCCCGGCGTCAGCAACGACATCGCCGATGCTGCTTCGGGCAGAACGGGGCCACCTCAGACCAACACGGcgacgaagaaaaaagcTTCAGCAACACCCGCGGCCGCTACGGGCTCGTTCAAATACGAAAGACCGAACTTGGATATGCCCATGAataaaagagagagagaacTTTACTCGGCTTACCTGCGTGGTGAAAATAAAATCACTGAGATGCATAGCATCCCACCAAAGTCGAGACTGTTCATCGGTAACTTGCCCCTGAAAAATGTTGCCAAGGAGGACCTTTTCAGAATATTCTGCCCCTACGGACACATCCTACAAATCAATATAAAGAACGCCTTTGGTTTCATCCAGTACGATAACCCGCATAGTGTCCAAGAGGCCATTAAACACGAGTCCGGTGAGACTAACTTCAGCAAGAAACTGATCCTGGAGGTATCTAGTTCCAACAGCAGACCACAGTTTGACCACGGTGACCATGGcacaaacagcagcacaaCGTTCATCTCCACCTCCAAACGGCCCTTCCACggcgaggacgaggacgccTCCGATATCTACAATGATAACAGCCACAAGAGGGGCAAGAAGAGAACCCCCAACTGTATTATCTACGTCAAAAGAACCGCGGACAGAACCTTCGCCACAGAAGTCTTCAACAGTATCAAGAACGGCACCGGGCTGGAAACAGACATGATTTTCTTGAAGCCAAGAATGGAACTGAGAAAGTTGGTCAACGACGCCGCCTACGACGGCGTATGGGGggtcatcttcatcaacaaaACTCACAACGTGGACGTTCAAACGTTTTACGAGGGCGCCCGTGGGGAAACCAAATTTGATGAATACGTGAGCGTCTCCTGCCAGGACTCAGTCGccatcttcaacaacttgaagaacataAGAGGCGCCAACAGAAGCAGCTCGATTATGCCCGTAGGATCCCAAATGTACAATGGTTACATGCAAAGTAACGCCCCAGTGCCACACCACCAGCCTCCTCCACCACAACAGGACACCCGCTTCTACGGGGGGTACGGCGCCAACATGGGACCGCCACCTCCACAAATGGGGTCTCAACAACAGGGCTACATGGCCGGATACCAGGGATatccaccaccaccacagcagGGGTACGGCGCGCCACCAATGAACCAAGGCTACGGGGGGTACGACCAACAAATGCCTCCACAGGGCCAGCCTCAGCAGGCTCCAATGGGTCAAATGAATCAAGCCTACAGCAGGTATCAAACTTCTCCTCCACCACCtccacagcagcaacagcaacagggCCTTCAACCACAACTCTCCGCCGCCCTTGGAGGGAACCCGGCACAGATGAACCAGCAACAGTTACTTGCTGCCATCCAAAACTTACCACCTAATGTAGTTACCAGCTTGTTATCTGCcgttcaacagcagcaggtaCCAAACCCTCAGCAGCAGCTAATGGGGATGATGCAAAACCCACAGTCGCATCCTCCACAGCAATCGCAGTACGACACTACTGGATACGGTTCCCCAGAAAACCAACGTGCTCATCTTTCTGTACCTCAccaaccacaacaacaaccacaacaacaacagcagcaacaacagcagcaacaacagcaaccaccACCTCAGTCTGGCAATAACGTACAAAGCCTCCTGGATAGTCTAGCCAAACTgcaaaaataataatggAAGGATAACCACTTGCCTTTTTCTCCGGAGACTGGTCCTCTACCAATTTCTCAcctcttttcaaaatctgcCAACTCGTTACCGATCTCTATCAGCACCGgtctctccctctctcttCTGACCGACACATCTTGAATTCAATAGATCTTACGAATTGAATCGTCGCTTTCTTTGTATGTTATCTACTTTGTAAAACACGCCTTTTCCAGAGGAGCTTCTAGGAGCCAAGAACACCCAAAACATGGACTACCTCCATTCCATTCCTCTCCTCATTCTCTTAAAACACACCAAGTGTCAcaacatcttcttcttcttcctctttctcgatattttattttcagtTTAAGGTGAAATTTGGAATGTCGAGAAGTTCGCAAATTAACAAGTACGAGGTCCCTTATTGATCACAGACAGAGTATACCTGCAGATGTCAAACCTTGTGTTTGCTACCAAGGTGGTAACCTTTGATAGGTCACACCACACTATCCTATTGCAAAACGAAAACGGCCCATGTGCTCTGCTCGCCCTCGTTAACGTATTGCTTCTGTCTCCTAAACATAGAAAGCTAGCGAAACCCCTAATTGAATTGGCGGAGGGGATGAAAAATGTCCCACTACAAGAGATCCTGCCAGTATTAGCTGACATTTCTATTGACAACTGCTTCAACTTACGCGGCGAGAGTAGTGGAGACataaaacaagaagaagaagaagaagcaggggaagaagagggaagggacgatgatgatgatgatgatgatgatgatgaggacgacgacggaGGCAGCATAGATCAACTACTGCTCTTACTCCCGGAACTTCACACAGGATTGAATGTCAATCCAAGGTTTGATGGGACCTTTGCGAAAACATCGCAAGAAACCAGCAAAGTGTTTAAACTTTACAACGTACCCCTGGTTCACGGCTGGGTGTATAATGGCGACGAAAAACTCTCACATTACTCATACGAGGAGGCTCAAGATCTTCTGACTAAAGCCTGCGATATCGAACACGCCAAAGACATAACACCAATACCGATTGATGGGGACAATGCAGAGCTTCTCTCCGAGTCGGCaatgttgaaggagtttcTTCAATGTAGTGCCACACAGCTCACAGAGGACGGGTTGAGAAAGTTGCACAAGACGTTGAAAGATGACGACTTTTGTGTACTGTTCAGGAATGACCACTTCTCTACGATGTACAAACACGACGGAGTTTTGTACTTACTAGTCACAGACCTGGGCTTCCGCAGACATAAAGATATTGTATGGGAGGCGCTAATCACCATTTCAGGATCTGACAACGTTTTTTGTAACGACAAATTCATAGAAACACCACTGAAAGTGATGCGCAATGACACTGGAATTGGCGAGGAACAACCAGAAGAGGGAATTTACACTGGAGAGGAATTTCAGCAGAGGAAAAATGATGAGGCCTTTGCAGCACAACTCCAAAGCGAGGAGGATAGCCGTATGGCCAGGCAAATGGTAAGGGAACAGGACTCTGGACACCGACAGACTAGATCCTCTAAAAGAGGTAAGCCGTTTAAACAACCGGTGAAGAAACATACCAAACATACAGTCAAAATCAAGAGCGATAACTCGacacagaaaaagaaggcaGACTGCATTGTCATGTGATGTGGTTGGGGCCAACGTTGTCTCAACTACCTTCAGTTGACAAAATTATTCAATCTTCCAAGTGCAGTGGACTATGAAACTAATCTGAAACAACTCCAATATCCttcgaaaacaaaatgaaaaatgcAACAAACGGTTAATGCTAAATCTAAatgcatatatatatatatatatatatagatatacTTTGTTATTCGCAAATCGGGTTCATCCATATCCAAAAACGAAATCGATGAGCTGAGCGATGAAGAATGATATGCACGAAAACGGAGAGAAATCACCAAATACACCGACTAGATCAATTGAGGATAATGAAGATCCAAAGAAAACTATAACTGAGGATAATAAGGAAAATAAACCATACAACGAGGAGGATCGCAATACAGAACAGTATCCAGAAAAGGCTAAAATATTAGAGACCCCCGGGAGAATCAAGGCATCACAAAGGACAGCGAGAAGAATCTGTAAACAAGTTGATTTCGATAAAACTACCCGTGCAAATAAAAAATTGTCAACAGGACACGGTTTAAGAATCGAAAAACACGCACCCAAGGAGGCTGTTAATAAAACATCGATAGAAAAGCGTAAAGGCCGAAGTGAAAAAGATGGGTTCTTTCAAGGAGCAATAATAGGCTCGTTTCTCGGGGCGGCACTGACAACAGTTTTAGCAAAATTGGCCACGGAATAAATAAAATCCAAAGGGGAAACTACTTTTGGAAGTTTTGCCTTGGCTTGTTAGGCGTATACCTCGACGAATCCGGTCTGCTTTTTGTataatttcttttttgtctATTGTTACcgttattattattattgttattACGAGGATTGTAACCTCTTTCATTCGTAGAGCCATCTGCATTCTTAAACAGTTTgtccttttcttcttgggtcAATTCGTATTCTAGTAAGCCTGCATCACCTACTTCTTTTATAAAGTCCAGTAGTTTTGAATTGTCTTCAACAAATTCTCGCTGTACCAGTTTTATGTTCAGATTTACGTTAGGATTAAACCTGTTGACCTgattttgaatattttgCATAAACTTTTTCTCCTTGTTGGATTGGCGTAGTACGCTCATTTGATTTACTTCGTCGTCCTTAATACCCATATCTTTCCTATGCTTTTCCCGGTTATTGGATATCTTCAGTAGCCACATTTTCTTCCGTTCTTCTCTCCATTTAGCAATATCTTCATCAGTTGTTAGTGTGATAGAAGTACCTTGGATACACACTGCCTTTTTTGGTTGGGTGTTTGAAGCTTCATCGTCGCTGGATAAGGCGTCACTATCTACATCCGTATTGATGGTATTTGACTTTGCGATAATAGGTGCCTCACTTGGATCGGAATCATCAGTTTCAgatatattctctttttccGATTTTGTTGCCGGTGACatcttctttggtttcgGAGAGCCTTGAACTTTTACACCTTCTGTTTTCCTCCCTCCCTCCAACTCCCTTTTCAGATTAACGTCTTGATAGTTGGCTCCAGAAACACTATAGTTTTCGCTAGGTAGAGGTTGAcgttgttggttgttccaATAGTTTTGCTGTGAAGGCGTATGTGATTGCTGGTACGTGCTATCCGCTTGTACGGGCATAAATTGGCTTTGATaaggctgctgctgataCGGATTGTAATTGTATCCTGGGTATTGAGCGTATTGTTGGGGATATCCATAAAGTGGGACATGTTGTTGGGACTGATAGTATTGTTGTGCATAAGGGACTGACTCATTCATCCTTTGTTTCTTCACATCTGGctcgtcttcttgttgacTTCGCCCTAATGTCCCAGAAAACGCCGGTCTTGGTAAGCGGTTTCCATTCCCACCATCTCCATGGTCATGATAGTCGGTATAATCCATAGTGGTTACCATTTTACAGCTCTGTGCAGACTGCATCAAACGCTGAACACAAAGAGGGCCCCATActgaaaagtttcttcGGTAAtaaaaatttcaaaaatcGATGAGTTCGCAAATGTAAGGAACAGTTCAGTCGAACAAACCTTTTGGATTTTGAGCTTGGGTGGGACCCAATCCAGCAGCATCCTGTTCTTCCGCACCCTTATCAGCGTCTTCTCCAGGAGACATTTtatgttgtttttttggatttcttgTCTCCGCACTAGGACGTTTTGTGGGAAACTCCTTTAGGGAACGATTCCCCCAGCCAATAGTGGTTTCAGACCTCTCCATTTGCAGTTGTGCTAACATATCTTGTTCGGCTTTAGAAGTATTATCATTTTGGACGTTTGGATAATCGATATTGCTCTCTTGTGACGCATCGGAAACAAATAGCTTTCTGGCTGAAACAACTTTGCCCGCAGAACTCAATCGTTCATTTGTGGTAGTCTCAATAGCTGTATCCTTCAGGGGACTCATCCTGTTGTCCCGCAAAGGAATACTTTGTATATCAGAGTTAACCAACTTGAATGGACTCGTGGACCTGCTATTCAAATTCGACGCCGTCTCCGTTTTTTGTAAGCGCGTATTACTGTTAAGCCTCAACGGGGATGCTGCCCTAGAGGTATCCATGCTTGGGTTTGACATTTGGTTATTAGCAGTTGGTTCCTTACTCTTGATCGTACTGCTCCCAACGGTACTGTCGGTCACGAGTAACAGTTGAGCTCTTACGCCACCTTTATTCATTTGAAATAGGATCGGCTCACCAGGGTGACAGAACCATATGCTCAAGTCGTTATTTCTAGATGCAGACAGCGTTATGGGGATATTTTTCCAGGAGTTTCCTATGCCAatgaagttcttgaagtctCGTAACTTGAAGATAAGTGTTTTGGGACTCTTTTTCTGTCCCGATCTCCCACCgtgctcttcttcaaccccATCAAAGAGACAGTAATGTCCTATATCAGCAGTATTCATTGTATTGCTCATACTTAGAGCGTTTTGCAGAATTTCTGAGCCTTTGAATGTACCCTTTACAAAAGCGGTAATGGCCATCTTACGTTCCAACAATTCCAGTTTAACGTCATCGAAGATACTTTTCTGACAGTTATCTACAAAATTCTTAATCAATCCGTAGTTACAATTGATGTAGTTGATCTCATCAGAGCTCTCCAGGGGTCTATCCCCATCTCGCAGGTCATTTTGGTTCATCAGACttttgttgaatagggAGTTGGATAACTCTTTACTCACCTCTATAAAACAAGCTATAAGGTTTGGATCCAAAGTGTAATCCTTATCATACGAGTTACTCCCAAACACATCCAAAAACTTCCTTTTATATTGGAGATCCAATACAATGGGCGTGTACTTTATCGGCTGGAATTGGGGGCAATACTCTTTCATTATTAAGGATTCCATCTCTATGGCGACCAGCAGCTTATTTATCAAAGATTCAGAACAAGTGGTTGTGTTATTGATTGACAGGCTATACTTTCGTATGATATCGTTGTCTGGTTTCCTAGACACCGTGGTCAGTTGCTTAGCATCGATCTCAAAAGAGTACAGTTTGTGATCATGGCCCTTCAAATCTGTTTCGATCTGCAGTCCGCTCTCTCCAAATACAATATCGTAAGGCTCAAAGACAAACTCATCAAAGAACGATGCTTCATACCGTAGCTGGCACAGGGAAGTATCTGTGCTGTGGATAGACCATAGTATTATATCGTCTTTTGATATTGTCAGTTTGATCTTGTCACTGATACTGGACAGCACATATATGCCGCGATACCAGGCACCCAACCGCTCCTGGTTCTCTATAGCAGCACGAAAGGACATACTCCTGTAAACAGATGGCAGACTCACTGCTTTCGACCTTGGCGCGATGAGATTTCACTGTAAAACCATTTACAGATCCAGAAATCTTGAAAACACGTcaataaaaaagaagg is part of the Huiozyma naganishii CBS 8797 chromosome 4, complete genome genome and encodes:
- the NAB3 gene encoding Nab3p (similar to Saccharomyces cerevisiae NAB3 (YPL190C); ancestral locus Anc_6.193) — protein: MSQRIENDSSPPPSDEEQLDATVETQQVDHVEETPVEAAPVEEPATEETVEENIEEPVEAAADADENADESSEFDDLYEDETKEEKKNDDVAEEAGSDGDEQSGANEQDVHLESSGSDASGSEQESEDEEKEQENKDEESAEEEEESDDQESEEDIDTANIDFNLLQKQMKYILDSDMLNNEEFKNLPKEDRLTAIMNFINSNPDTTMPGVSNDIADAASGRTGPPQTNTATKKKASATPAAATGSFKYERPNLDMPMNKRERELYSAYLRGENKITEMHSIPPKSRLFIGNLPLKNVAKEDLFRIFCPYGHILQINIKNAFGFIQYDNPHSVQEAIKHESGETNFSKKLILEVSSSNSRPQFDHGDHGTNSSTTFISTSKRPFHGEDEDASDIYNDNSHKRGKKRTPNCIIYVKRTADRTFATEVFNSIKNGTGLETDMIFLKPRMELRKLVNDAAYDGVWGVIFINKTHNVDVQTFYEGARGETKFDEYVSVSCQDSVAIFNNLKNIRGANRSSSIMPVGSQMYNGYMQSNAPVPHHQPPPPQQDTRFYGGYGANMGPPPPQMGSQQQGYMAGYQGYPPPPQQGYGAPPMNQGYGGYDQQMPPQGQPQQAPMGQMNQAYSRYQTSPPPPPQQQQQQGLQPQLSAALGGNPAQMNQQQLLAAIQNLPPNVVTSLLSAVQQQQVPNPQQQLMGMMQNPQSHPPQQSQYDTTGYGSPENQRAHLSVPHQPQQQPQQQQQQQQQQQQQPPPQSGNNVQSLLDSLAKLQK
- the DDC1 gene encoding Ddc1p (similar to Saccharomyces cerevisiae DDC1 (YPL194W); ancestral locus Anc_6.200) produces the protein MSFRAAIENQERLGAWYRGIYVLSSISDKIKLTISKDDIILWSIHSTDTSLCQLRYEASFFDEFVFEPYDIVFGESGLQIETDLKGHDHKLYSFEIDAKQLTTVSRKPDNDIIRKYSLSINNTTTCSESLINKLLVAIEMESLIMKEYCPQFQPIKYTPIVLDLQYKRKFLDVFGSNSYDKDYTLDPNLIACFIEVSKELSNSLFNKSLMNQNDLRDGDRPLESSDEINYINCNYGLIKNFVDNCQKSIFDDVKLELLERKMAITAFVKGTFKGSEILQNALSMSNTMNTADIGHYCLFDGVEEEHGGRSGQKKSPKTLIFKLRDFKNFIGIGNSWKNIPITLSASRNNDLSIWFCHPGEPILFQMNKGGVRAQLLLVTDSTVGSSTIKSKEPTANNQMSNPSMDTSRAASPLRLNSNTRLQKTETASNLNSRSTSPFKLVNSDIQSIPLRDNRMSPLKDTAIETTTNERLSSAGKVVSARKLFVSDASQESNIDYPNVQNDNTSKAEQDMLAQLQMERSETTIGWGNRSLKEFPTKRPSAETRNPKKQHKMSPGEDADKGAEEQDAAGLGPTQAQNPKGLFD
- the MIY2 gene encoding ubiquitinyl hydrolase 1 (similar to Saccharomyces cerevisiae YGL082W and YPL191C; ancestral locus Anc_6.195); translated protein: MSNLVFATKVVTFDRSHHTILLQNENGPCALLALVNVLLLSPKHRKLAKPLIELAEGMKNVPLQEILPVLADISIDNCFNLRGESSGDIKQEEEEEAGEEEGRDDDDDDDDDDEDDDGGSIDQLLLLLPELHTGLNVNPRFDGTFAKTSQETSKVFKLYNVPLVHGWVYNGDEKLSHYSYEEAQDLLTKACDIEHAKDITPIPIDGDNAELLSESAMLKEFLQCSATQLTEDGLRKLHKTLKDDDFCVLFRNDHFSTMYKHDGVLYLLVTDLGFRRHKDIVWEALITISGSDNVFCNDKFIETPLKVMRNDTGIGEEQPEEGIYTGEEFQQRKNDEAFAAQLQSEEDSRMARQMVREQDSGHRQTRSSKRGKPFKQPVKKHTKHTVKIKSDNSTQKKKADCIVM
- the GCV3 gene encoding glycine decarboxylase subunit H (similar to Saccharomyces cerevisiae GCV3 (YAL044C); ancestral locus Anc_7.25), translating into MLSTGRVLLRQSATIPRLFLRAQSTNSLNKLELPFKYSNSGPSQVKYTKDHEWVSLHEDGTAFLGITKYAADALGDATYVELPETGREVEVEESVGSVESVKSASEVYMPLAGTVKEVNTALEESPQLINEDPLGKGWMVQFEYELEKSKAAIDGLYTLEQYEKFLKE
- the PRM3 gene encoding pheromone-regulated protein PRM3 (similar to Saccharomyces cerevisiae PRM3 (YPL192C); ancestral locus Anc_6.197), which encodes MHENGEKSPNTPTRSIEDNEDPKKTITEDNKENKPYNEEDRNTEQYPEKAKILETPGRIKASQRTARRICKQVDFDKTTRANKKLSTGHGLRIEKHAPKEAVNKTSIEKRKGRSEKDGFFQGAIIGSFLGAALTTVLAKLATE
- the BOL1 gene encoding Bol1p (similar to Saccharomyces cerevisiae YAL044W-A; ancestral locus Anc_7.24), with amino-acid sequence MWRRAMLQRPLNQSVEGPAFTAIRARLQQSIPDATHLQLYNDSFKHAGHGGNLDARDSNESHIRVEVTAQRFSGMKTLQRHRFILREIKDEMDKYKIHAIQMVTKTPEEAERAT
- the RSA1 gene encoding Rsa1p (similar to Saccharomyces cerevisiae RSA1 (YPL193W); ancestral locus Anc_6.198) — protein: MVTTMDYTDYHDHGDGGNGNRLPRPAFSGTLGRSQQEDEPDVKKQRMNESVPYAQQYYQSQQHVPLYGYPQQYAQYPGYNYNPYQQQPYQSQFMPVQADSTYQQSHTPSQQNYWNNQQRQPLPSENYSVSGANYQDVNLKRELEGGRKTEGVKVQGSPKPKKMSPATKSEKENISETDDSDPSEAPIIAKSNTINTDVDSDALSSDDEASNTQPKKAVCIQGTSITLTTDEDIAKWREERKKMWLLKISNNREKHRKDMGIKDDEVNQMSVLRQSNKEKKFMQNIQNQVNRFNPNVNLNIKLVQREFVEDNSKLLDFIKEVGDAGLLEYELTQEEKDKLFKNADGSTNERGYNPRNNNNNNNGNNRQKRNYTKSRPDSSRYTPNKPRQNFQK